From Lycium ferocissimum isolate CSIRO_LF1 chromosome 12, AGI_CSIRO_Lferr_CH_V1, whole genome shotgun sequence, one genomic window encodes:
- the LOC132040174 gene encoding transcription factor HEC2-like has protein sequence MDFDLLKSAPYEDQMDMMLMMQMEDFSKGYSENEMPMLDYSPRRSSNNNNNNANPNNFSQMIDHHNSPSTFLNMPSTISFNGSPQIVHEESSITLPFLDNSSSSGKWRDSVGVRGTDYKEQVSNASHLIFPSQTLKRNSMAAMREMIFRIAAMQPIQIDQASVKAPKRRNVKISSDPQSVAARHRRERISEKIRILQRLVPGGTKMDTASMLDEAIHYMKFLKKQVQSLENAEASRPVAAAAASGCLGFPVPMSLSGNYYPYHQSVHP, from the exons ATGGATTTTGACTTACTCAAATCTGCACCTTATGAAGATCAAATGGATATGATGCTCATGATGCAAATGGAGGATTTCTCCAAAGGGTATTCTGAGAATGAAATGCCAATGTTGGACTATAGTCCACGACGAagtagcaacaacaacaataataatgcaAATCCTAATAATTTCTCTCAAATGATTGATCATCATAATTCACCATCCACATTCTTGAACATGCCATCCACCATCTCATTCAATGGCTCTCCCCAAATAGTTCATGAAGAATCATCAATAACCCTCCCTTTCTTGGATAATTCAAGTAGTAGTGGGAAATGGAGGGATTCTGTTGGCGTCAGAGGTACTGActataaagaacaagtatccaatGCCTCGCATCTGATATTTCCTTCGCAGACATTAAAGCGAAATTCTATGGCGGCCATGAGGGAGATGATCTTTAGAATAGCAGCAATGCAACCAATCCAGATTGACCAAGCATCAG TAAAAGCGCCTAAGAGAAGGAACGTGAAGATATCGAGCGATCCTCAAAGCGTCGCGGCACGCCATAGGAGAGAAAGGATAAGTGAAAAGATAAGGATTCTACAGAGATTAGTACCAGGTGGAACAAAAATGGACACTGCATCAATGCTAGATGAAGCAATTCATTAcatgaaattcttgaagaagcaAGTTCAATCCCTTGAAAATGCAGAAGCTAGTAGGCCagttgctgctgctgctgcttcAGGATGCTTAGGATTCCCTGTGCCAATGTCATTGAGTGGGAATTATTACCCTTATCATCAAAGTGTTCATCCCTAG
- the LOC132040735 gene encoding triacylglycerol lipase OBL1-like, translating into MSNKEDICKGYFELKPQEASYFDFIRILYSSELDKRNFFDVSDGVERIRGFRRRWLIFISVVLQRFLFWFRKPMDSLGYMVEMLQNYPSFNGGFLQLLLNILQGKAVKPEKSSKKFRSMIGNLDVRVELDKTIKIGDSRYSPHLSIMAAKLSYENEAFNKTVIEHNWQMHSLGLHNFWNVYEEQYSTQATMFQDKTEDPNLIVVAFRGTGPFYANAWITDIDLSWYDLQGMGKIHAGFMKALGLQKPIGWPKDIINQENQEQNNKLFAYYKIRDDLKKTLSKNEKAKFIVTGHSLGGALAILFASVLILHEEEWLLDKLEGVYTFGQPRVGDEQFGNFMMEKLKKFDVKYYRYVYCNDMVPRLPYDDKTLFFKHFGSCLYYNSLYNGKVLEEEPNKNYFSLLWVLPKVLNAAFELIRSFILPWIKGSDYKQSWSEIMFRMVGLVIPGLSAHGPVDYVNLTRLGSTLHLPQSQEGLKHD; encoded by the exons ATGTCTAACAAGGAAGATATCTGCAAAGGTTACTTTGAGTTAAAACCACAAGAAGCTAGTTACTTTGATTTTATTCGTATTTTATATTCTAGTGAATTAGATAAAAGAAATTTCTTTGATGTATCGGACGGTGTAGAGAGGATAAGAGGTTTTCGACGACGATGGCTTATATTTATCTCTGTGGTTTTGCAGAGATTCTTGTTTTGGTTTAGGAAACCTATGGATAGTTTAGGTTATATGGTTGAGATGTTGCAGAATTATCCTTCTTTCAATGGTGGTTTTCTTCAGCTTTTGTTGAACATATTACAAG GAAAAGCAGTGAAGCCAGAAAAGTCATCGAAAAAATTTAGGTCGATGATCGGAAATCTTGATGTGAGAGTGGAATTAGATAAGACAATAAAGATTGGGGACAGTAGGTATAGTCCACATTTATCAATTATGGCTGCTAAATTATCTTATGAAAATGAAGCCTTCAATAAGACAGTGATCGAGCATAATTGGCAG atgCACTCCTTGGGGTTGCACAATTTCTGGAATG TTTACGAGGAACAATACTCGACCCAAGCCACAATGTTTCAAGACAAAACTGAAGATCCAAACTTAATTGTGGTAGCATTTAGAGGGACAGGCCCATTTTATGCAAATGCATGGATTACAGATATAGACCTTTCATGGTATGATCTCCAAGGCATGGGTAAAATCCATGCAGGGTTCATGAAAGCCCTAGGGTTGCAAAAGCCCATTGGCTGGCCCAAAGATATTATTAATCAAGAAAACCAAGAACAAAATAATAAGTTATTTGCATATTACAAAATCAGAGATGATTTGAAGAAAACATTGAGCAAAAATGAGAAAGCAAAGTTCATAGTGACTGGACATAGCTTAGGTGGTGCATTAGCAATTTTATTTGCATCTGTGTTAATTTTGCATGAAGAAGAATGGCTATTGGATAAATTGGAAGGGGTTTATACATTTGGACAACCTAGAGTTGGAGATGAACAATTTGGGAATTTCATGatggagaaattgaagaagTTTGATGTGAAGTATTATAGGTATGTTTATTGCAATGATATGGTTCCAAGATTGCCCTATGATGACAAAACTCTCTTCTTCAAGCACTTTGGATCATGTCTATACTACAATAGCCTCTACAATGGCAAG GTTTTGGAGGAAGAACCAAACAAGAATTACTTCTCACTGCTATGGGTTTTACCAAAGGTGTTGAATGCAGCTTTTGAGCTAATTAGGAGTTTCATTCTCCCTTGGATTAAAGGAAGTGATTACAAACAAAGCTGGTCTGAGATAATGTTTAGGATGGTTGGATTAGTAATCCCGGGATTATCAGCTCATGGTCCAGTAGATTATGTTAATCTTACTCGTTTAGGATCCACCCTTCATCTTCCTCAATCACAAGAAGGACTTAAACACGATTAA